From one Amphiura filiformis chromosome 13, Afil_fr2py, whole genome shotgun sequence genomic stretch:
- the LOC140167498 gene encoding fucolectin-3-like: MLFKSLSSHQIILTVSIYVIQSSGVVAISTTAVTPTDIILMPEIPLFGEHSSQSSIGGGGRPALALDGNTDGDYSHGSCTHTVDGNNSAWWAVDMQQLYCVGRVVIYNRNDCYRTECYGDRLDGAIIRVGNDSNTLNNPVFGRVGANTVGDVIQLTCGLTGRFISVHNNQDIHICELKAYAGYCKTTREHDFICDDGLTSIPNCVRCDAEAYCTDRTDEIDCAGSTANEATAIGPTTTEAAGSTTINEATIGPTTTEAAVSSFNSC, encoded by the exons ATGTTGTTCAAGTCTCTATCCTCTCACCAAATCATTTTGACGGTGAGCATTTATGTGATACAGTCTTCAGGGGTAGTTGCCATTAGCACAACTGCAGTGACTCCTACTGACATCATACTAATGCCAG AAATACCCCTGTTTGGAGAACACTCTAGTCAAAGCAGTATTGGCGGCGGCGGAAGACCTGCCTTGGCTTTGGATGGAAATACAGATGGAGACTATTCACATGGTTCATGTACTCACACAG TGGACGGAAACAACAGTGCCTGGTGGGCGGTGGATATGCAACAACTTTATTGTGTTGGCAGAGTCGTCATTTATAACCGAAATGATTGCTACAGAACCGAATGTTACG GCGATAGACTTGATGGTGCCATTATTCGTGTTGGTAATGACAGTAACACACTCAATAATCCTGTGTTTGGAAGAGTTGGTGCTAATACTGTTGGAGATGTTATACAACTTACGTGTGGGCTTACGGGACGTTTTATAAGCGTTCATAATAATCAAGATATACACATCTGTGAATTGAAGGCATATGCTGGATATTGTAAAACTACAA GAGAACACGATTTCATATGCGATGATGGCTTGACCTCCATTCCAAATTGCGTGCGATGCGACGCTGAAGCATATTGTACTGATAGAACAGATGAAATCGACTGTGCAG GGAGTACTGCAAATGAAGCAACAGCAATTGGTCCTACGACCACCGAGGCTGCAG GGAGTACTACAATTAATGAAGCAACAATTGGTCCTACGACCACCGAGGCTGCAG TATCATCTTTTAATTCTTGTTAA